Part of the Oncorhynchus kisutch isolate 150728-3 linkage group LG2, Okis_V2, whole genome shotgun sequence genome, ccagatcctcaaaaagttctacagctgcaccatcgagagtatgcTGACCGGTTaaatcaccacctggtatggcaactgctcagcatctgaccataaggtgctacagaggggaGTGCGTACGGCCCGGCCCAGTAGATAACTGtggccgagcttcctgccatccaggacctatatactaggcggtgtcagaggaaatccCCCAAAATTGGGTCACccgtcatagactgttttctctgctaccgcatggcaaggaccaaaaaaggctccttaatagcttctacccccaagccataaaactgctgaacaattaatcaaatggccaccagactatttatATCGCCCCCCCATTTGTTAAGTAcagtgctgctactcgctgtttattatctttgcATAATCACTTCACCCctaactacatgtacaaattacctcgactaatctgcaccccctcacattgactctgtaccagtaccccctgtatatagcctggttattttattttattgttactttttattatttttttactttagtttatttggtaaatattttcttaactattttTTGAattgcacatgtgacaaataaagtttgatttgatctgatgAGAGGAGGAGTGAAGGAATACAAAGATCAAAGTGATCATTCATGCAGTTTGTATGTGGCTGcgatgaaagtgaactgtgtttgcgtgtgcacaggggtgtattcattccgccgattctgctAACGATTTTGAAATAGAAGCAAACGTAACGAAACGGGGATAAATTTACCTGAATGTGTCCAGTAGAAACTCTTGTTTCCAACTGTtagactaatgaatacaccctagatcagctatatgatggcaagagtgtgcaaggcggtattgaatgtgtcaatgtctgtcatcttgattactcaaatttctaTCAAACGTTGTAAACTTCCATTCATAGGCTAAGTTGTAGctagcaacctcatgatgtggGCATAGGGAAAATTTGATTATCATGTAGTACcttaaacctatcgatgttatgTTAacctgggtgaatggaatatgaatgacagtcatccagtatgctgtaatagaaataaggccatgctcatgatcATCCTCCCACATCTTAAATGGCAACACCGCCACTGCTTTGTTCATATTTCACAGATTATGTCCGAGTTCCGTTGCTACGtttaaaacaactgggaactcggaaaaatacgaaatcaaatcatgacgtcagtgatcttcaggtcggaaagtcggagctctagaaagaggcccgagttcccgagttggatgaccgttccaaatgattttcccagtcggagcttgtttttttcccagagtttccagttgttttgagtgcATTGAAGTCGGAAGTCGAAAATGTCTGaattcccagttccgagtttccagttgttttgaacgtggcattTGTCCTATGTCTGTCATTCTGGTTGTGCGTAATATGAGCGCGCGCGCCCCAGGTCACAGCGAAATAGGCTACGTGGCCTGCGCTCCACGCTTTGGAGTCAGAACGTTGGATAAGAGAAAATGATTGTTCCATGTATGCATGGTGTTGAAATATCATGAATAATCATTCATTCTGAATAAGACGAATGTAACAATGGATGTGGAAATTGCCTTTTACATTGTAGTACCAGGTTATTGGTTGTAATTGCCAATTGGGTAATTGTATGGTCCTGGGGGCCACGAGCTTATATTATTTAGGCCTACCTGTTTGCCTGATTCGATTTGGTTTTTCAATGGGAGGTTACAGTCTTGCCCTCTACTTGTGTCTGCTCAGATAGAACAGGTTAAGCCTGATACAGAGGCTATTTCTTGTGGTCTATTGGCTCTGTATATTTGGTAAATCTACGTGTATATTTTGTATTGTAAagtgggtggttcgagccctgaatgttgattggctgacagctgtggtatatcagaccgtataccacaggtatgaccatttttactgctctaattacattggcaaccagtttgtaatagcaataaggcacccagGGGGTttgtggtacatggccaatataccatggctaagggctgtgtccaggcactccacgttgcgtcgtaATTAAGAACAGACCTTGTATTTTGGCCATATAGCACACCCCCTcgtcgggccttattgcttaattaaataTAACCCGCGTTCACCATTGGATCACCAAGACCTGTAAATAAATATACACTGAGCGTGTCAACCTGCCTTGTCTGCTGCTGATTTCATGCCCTTACAACTACCACAAGGTCGCTATTTTACAATAACATAGGcaaatcaaaatgtgttgtagACAAAATAATCAAAAGGGCTGTCTGGTAGCCTCAGTAAATAGACGACAATGATTTGTAGTTGAACAAGTTGTTGCatgtatagattttttttttttttacttgacttGAGACCTGACTTGAAAACTTGTGACTGGGCTCTTAGAATGCACGACTTGGACTTGACTTGAGTTTTGACCCGTTCTACTTGGGACTCGACTTGAGACTCGGGACCTTGTCACTTGAAATTTGCGTGTGACTCGAATAATAGTGACTTGGTGCCACCTCTGATTTCTACTGTATTTTTATAAAACATTTGTGAATTCCAGTGGGATCAAATATTCTGGCCACGTATAGCTACAACCTTACCAATAGGCTAATAAATAAAATGGACCAAATTCACCATAAAATCATTTCACACTTGCACAATGTTATTCAGATTGTATTTATCCATCACCGCTGTGTAGTGTGCTCTTCATTGATCGAAGTGAGGTTTCTCATGCGTTGTATTTCCTGTAACCTGTCTGTGACTCCACTGTTAGCAACTTCACGTGTCCTGAAGAACCTTATCAAAGGTTCTGCCGCTATGTCTGAAAAAACGGAGGTTGATTTAACCGGAGCTAAGCAAAACACCGGTGTATGGCTAGTAAAGGTATGTTGCCTAAAATCTAATTAAACGGTAAGTCATATCCATACACATATTGGTCACACCTGACGGTTTTGTTGAGGAATAGCCTAGCATTTGGCTAGCTAAATTAAAACCTCCGGTCTCTTTTTAACTTTTGTTTGGCCTGATCAGGTTCCCAAGTACTTGGCCCAGCAGTGGGCCAAAGCATCCGGAAAAGGAGAAATTGGAAAGCTCAAGATTGTAAAGTAAACACTGACCATTAGCTAGAACTCCACATCTGTTCATTACTGAAAACATGTGACTGCTTTTCAGAGGGGTTCAACACTACCAGACATAGAAATGTTGACTTTTGCACTGGACATCATGCTCTATTTTGTAGTTGGTGGTGCTAGTTATAAATGGTCCGAAATTCAGTAACATGGATCTTCAGGAATCAGCTGTTTAATGAGACAATTAGTGTAGCCTATGTTGTAGTTAACTGAAAGTAAATGCATTTCCCCCCCTCATAGGAAACAAGGAAAAGCAGATGTAAGTATGTTATTTGTTGCCACAAGGCGTCACTGTAAACCCATACACTGTTCCTTGTCCTCAGTAATACCTCAAACTTTTGGAAGCGTTCTAGAAAACAGTAGCTGTATTATTAGAACATAATTTTCATTATTGGAAGTCATGTTTATAGATTCATAGActatgattagttgaatcagagGTTTAACTGCTTGGTTTGAACAAAAGCCTGCATCCATGCTGGGATGTTAGTGGATCCAAAGGTCTGTGGTGTTTCCTTTAGGTGTCGTTCACCCTGAATGAGGACCTAACCAGCCTGTCTGCCCTGGGAGAGAAGGCAGTGTCTGTACGAGCTCCCCGGGACCACCCATTCACCATGCATAGTGTGGGGGGGCAGACCCTGGCTGTGTTCACTGAAACCTCTGCAGGTAAGACTACTGCCCTACTCTGCTCTAGTACTGGTAAAACACCATGGAGATATGTTTCATTTTGAGTTGACGGTATATGGTGCCTTTTGAGTTGCTGAATAATAAATATTCAAGAGATGAGACTCCTTGAGATTAATCGGATTAGATTTGGGTCGTCATCCTCAAGCAATGGAGAGATTCATCATCAAGACTTCTCGTTTGGCCTATTTCAGTTGACTTGTCTTAAAAGCTGTAGCTGAAATGTCGACAAACTATTTTATACTCCTGTTTTTGCCTTGCTCTATTGTAGACGGAGTTATTACGATTACTCTAATGCACTGATTTATTCATGTTTTAACCCTTTAAAATGTGATATAAAACAATTCTCATCAAATAGATATACCCAACTTTATTTTAAACAGCCTACTGTAGAGACACAGGAGAGGTGTGCTTCTTTGGTTTATAGTTAATCCATGAGGTTCTCTTTGATCATTGGATGAAATAATATAGAACAAAGATAAATTGATTAAGATCACTTTGTTGGTCAAACTGACATTTGACTTCTACTTTTAACCCCTGAAAGACACAGATCCATGTTTTTGTAAAGGCGCAGGGGGCTGCCACACTGGGCTCCCATTGGGCTGTTGTTGTGTGGggtttgctcaagggcacaacaacaGGTATATAAGACTTGATATCAGCATCCCTTCCGCCTGCCAACTCACTTCCCAACAGATATTTCCCGTCAGACCTGGGATTGGAACTGGCAGCCTTTCGGTTGCTGGCTCGCCTCTCTAATTACTAGGCCACCTGCTGCCCTCATGAGACATAGGCTTGTGGTGCACCAATGCGTTGCGGCTAGAACGGCCTTTGTCAGCTGGATAGTAAACAATGTAGTGAAACATTTTGAAAGCCTTTGTTTTCTGCTTATGCAAGAATGAAAAACCAAAACAATGCGGCTACAACGGCCTTCATCTGGGTGACTAAGAATAGTGGAAAAACAGGTGTGTATATACCAACTCACACCAAACCTTGACTGGTACTATGTAAAAAGGTGCATTTCTACAATTTGTAGAattaaaaagtattcagaccccttacatTACActcttctaaaatgtatttaaaaaataaaatacaaatcctcagcaatctactcagaacaccccataatgacaaaacaaaaatggggttttacatttttttttgcaaataaaaaactgaaataccttatttacataagtattcagaccctttgctatgagattataaattgagctcaagtgcatcctgtttccattgatcatccttgagatgtttctacaacttgattggcatccacctgtggtaaattcaattgattggacatgatttggaaaggcacacacctgtctatataaggtcccacagttgactgtgcatgtctgagcaaaaccaagccaggaggtcaaaggaattgtccatagagctctgagacaggattgtgtcaggtcatagatctggggaagagtaccaaaacatttctgcagcattgaaggtccacaagaacacagtggtctccatcattctaaatggaagaagtttgggaccaccaagactcttcctagagctggccaaactgagcaattgtgtgtggggggccttggtcagggaggcgaccaagaacctgatggtccctCTGGCAGAGCTCTAGATTtcctgtggaaatgggagaaccttccagaaggacaaccatctctgcagcgctccaccaatcatgtctttatggtagagtggccagacacaagccactcctcaataaaaggaaGATGACAGCCCGCTTTAATTTTgacaaaaggcacccaaagactctcagaccatgagaaacagtattctctggtctgatgaatccaagatgaaactattttgcctgaatgccaagcgtcatgtctggaggaaacctggcaccatccctattgtAAAGTAatgtggtggaagcatcatgctgtggggatgtttttcagggactgggagattagtcaggatcgaggcaaagataaacggagcaaagtacagagagatgcatgatgaaaacctgctccagagtgcacctcagactgggatgaaggttcaacttccaacaggacaatgaccctaagcacacagccaaaagaatgcaggagtggcttcgggacaagtctctgaatatccttgagtggcccagctagagcccggacttgaacccgatcaaacatctctgtagagacctgaaaataactgtgcagcaatgctcccatccaacctgccagagcttgagaggatctgcacagaATAATTTTGCTTGGATTTTTTAGGCCTGTGGGTGTGTTTTGAGAAGACTTTCTCTTTCCAGAGATTTTGCTTTGGTGAGAGACTGGTTTAGCATTCTTGGTTTGTATCCCCGTTGCTGAGACCTAGAATACATTTTCACAGCTTTTTCATCAAATTCCTCCTTCCTGTCAAAAATACGGCGTTGCGGAGTGAAAACTGTCCACCCTGAGGATATTGTGGCCCGTACGTTTCCTGTAAATGGTGATGTGGAGTGAGCCATTCTGAGTTAAGATTTTCAAATCCAGAAAACTCGCCTTCAAATTCTCATTGAGGGAATTGACAGATTTTGAATTCTAACAATTAGCTTTCTAATTCACCTGTATATGCTAAAGGGTCTGTGTACATTCCATCGAGGGCATAGTGGAATAGTAGGCAGGCAGTTATTCAGTCAGCTGACTCTGTGTGTGAACATTTCCTGCTGATTATTCCTGGCAACACTTGCCTCCTTTGTGAGAGAGCAGAGCAAAAGGTGACCGTCTCTCTGAGAAACTTTTCCTGCCTGAACAATAAGCTGCTGCCACTTCTGGCTGGATGATGTCCATCTGGACCTGGGCTGGTAGCTTTCACACCAACCTTGGCACATCCACCCAGCTTCTCAGCCCATCAGACACTGCATATTTGTTATATTCCAGCAGCAGCCCTTGCTTGATGAATTGAATGAGGTCTTCTATCTAGAGCTGAGCTGTAGACTAGAGACATGTCCAGTAGGAGAGGGCAGGGAAACTGTCTGGAGAGAGAACTGAGCAGGTCTGAGGGGGGTTGGCACTCTTTGATCTTTGTAGTTAATATAGAACTTTTGGTGAATGGGGCTAGGTAAGACCTATTCCTAgaatactgtaggctactgtacacaACAGGAACGGTGATGAATCCGCTCCAAAATGAAAACATGAAACGTTTGGCTTGAAATGGTATCACTTTATCAGGGATTTTTCACCTAAAGAAAAGCTCGACTGTCAGGGAGAATAGAAAAATCACAAAACAATACATTTAGCAGTGTTCATTTTGTTTGAGCAGAAGAACACAGCATTATCCAAGGAAAGgtgcatagaattgcaggaaactaaCTTTAAAACTGCCACATTTCCTCAGctacatggcaaaatgtatagaattgtaggaaatttgCATTAAAACTGCTCAATAAAATCTCAGGCCCATGGAGAAAGgtgtataattgcaggaaattagcttaagATTTTTCTATAGTGCCAAGATGGCTGCCTCTAAAATGTAACCTCTCTGATGGCCCAAACGTGCTCACTGCCTCGGATTCAGACTGCTACATTTCTTACAAGCTGCATCTGATCCTACGAGAGATGGAGGCAGCGAAGACAGACAAACCGACGACGAACATGACAGCGGGGAATTTTGCTCAAAGCAATTAGATGCACTCAGGAGACAGCCTGGATTTGTGTACTGTATATCAGCATCACTCATCCACTCCACAACAGGTGGGCTCTTTCTGCTGTGTGTAATGCAGTATGATTATCTCCAGTCAAAGGGGTCTTGGCTGACTGCGTGTCTGCAGTAATAGCGGAGTACAGAGTGTTATTAAAAAAAtgatctgtctccctctctatagGGAGAATCTCTATGCTCTGCTCACCAGACCTGGCTGCTCTGTTTACCATAGCTTCTGAAACTACTGGAACATTAGATGGAAGTAGTTTCACCCCTGACCAATTGCAATTAAAAACTTACTGAGAGAACCACAACCTgtaggagtgggagagagacgaagagcgaggaagagagcgggagagaggagagggggagagaaagataaAAAAGAGAGCTGGTtggggggggtgagagaaagagagcaagcgGGAGGAATGGCTTTCTAACAGTACTTGCAGCTGAGCCTATTCACTGCCAGCTTCTGTAGCCTGTTGCTAAGCAACCTCTTTATCAATACCTGCTGCATGCCAGAGCTGTGCAGAACgcagaaaaaaataaaacacttagACATAAAATTACATGAACCAACTACTACTGACATTCCGCGCATGGCTTCTGTAGGAATGACATCATTAATGGACGCAATTAGCGCTGTCTGcgttgatatacactgagtgtacaaaacattaggaacaacttcctaatattgaattgcatcCTCTTTTTCCCTTAGAACAGCCTCAGGcatcaaaagcattccacagggatgctggaccatgcTGACTCCAAATAGTccaaatgcaaatagtctgggtagccatttgattagatctttagaagcctcttggacctagacttggcgctccggtaccgctttccgtgcggtagcagagagaacagtctatgactagggtggctggagtctttggcaatttttagggccttcctctgacaccacatggtatagaggtcctggatggcaggaagcttggccccagtcttgcggtcggaggccgctcagttccataccaggcagtgatgcaaccagtcaggatgctctcaatggtgcagctgtagaaccttttgaggatctgaggacccatgccaagtctcctgaaggggaataggctttgtcatgccctcttcacgactgtcttggtgtgcttggaccatggtaatttgttggggatgtggacaccaaggaacttgaagctctcaacctgctccactacagcctcgtcgatgagaatgggggcatgctcggccctctttttcctgtagtccacaatcatctctttttttcttgatcacgttgagggagaggttgttgtcctggcaccacacggccaggtctctgaccttcttcctataggctgtctcgtcgttgtcggtgatcaggcctaccactgttgtgtcatcgacaaacgtaatgatggtgttgtagttgtgcctggccgtgcagtcatgagtgaacagggagtacaggaggggactgagcacgcacccccgaggggcccctgtgttgaggatcaacgtggcgGATGTATTgtttcctacccttaccacctgggggcggcccgtcagtaatccaggatccagttgcggagGGAGGTCTTtactcccagggtccttagcttattgatgagctttgagggcactatggtgtctaacgctgagctgtagtcaatgaatagcattctcacataggtgttaattttgtccaggtgggaaagggcggtcctgagtgcaatagagattgcatcatctgtggatctgttagggcggtatgcaaattggagtgggtctagggtttctgggataatggtgttgatgtgagccatgaccagcctttcaaagcacttcatggctacaaatgtgagtgctacgggttgatAGTCATTTCGGCAGGTTACCttaatgttcttgggcacaaagactatggtggtctgcttaaaacatgttggtattagacttgggcagggagaggttgaaaatgtcagtgaagacacttgccagttggtcagtgcatgttCACAGTATACGTcctgtaatccgtctggccctgcggccttgtgaatgttgacctgtttaaaggtcttactcacatcggctgcggcgagcgtgatcacacagtcttcctggaacaactggtgctctcatgcatgtttgtgttatttgcctcgaagtgagcatagaagtcgTTTGGCTTGTTTGACAGGCTCGTGTCACtgtgcagctctcggctgtgcttcccttttgtagtctgtaatggtttgcaagccctgccacatccgacgagcgtcggagccggtgtagtacgattagatcttagtcctgtattgacgctttgcctgtttgatggtttgtcgggggggggcatagcaggatttcttataggcTTCCGGGtgagagtcccactccttgaaagtggcagctctaccctttagctcagtgccgctgttgcttgtaatccatggcttctggttggggtacatacgtacggtcactgtggggacactgtcgatgcacttattgatgaagccagtgactgatggggtgtgctcctcaatgccatcggaggaatcccagaacatgttccagtctgtgttagcaaaacagtccagtagcttagcatctgcttcatctgaccacttttgttattgatctagtcactggtgcccCCTGCTTTATTTTTTGCGTGTAACCAGGaaccaggaggatagaattatggtcagatttgccaaatggagggcgagggagagctttgtagactctgtgtgtggagtaaaggtggtccagagtttttcttcctctttccacattctgttacattacagcctgattctaaaaaaaacatcctcatcaatctacactcactaccccataatgacaaagtgaaaacacattttagaaaatgtattacaaataaaaacaataccttatttacataagtattcagaccctttgctatgagacttgaaattgagctcaggtgcatcctattttcattgatcattcttgatgtttctacaacttgattggagttcacttgtggttatttcaattgattggacaggatttggaaaggcacacacctgtcaatataaggtcccac contains:
- the gtf2f2b gene encoding general transcription factor IIF subunit 2b; amino-acid sequence: MDQIHHKIISHLHNVIQIVFIHHRCVVCSSLIEVRFLMRCISCNLSVTPLLATSRVLKNLIKGSAAMSEKTEVDLTGAKQNTGVWLVKVPKYLAQQWAKASGKGEIGKLKIVKKQGKADVSFTLNEDLTSLSALGEKAVSVRAPRDHPFTMHSVGGQTLAVFTETSADKISLEGMVVQRAECRPAVNENYMKLKKLQIEVSTKPQRLTEQMDRAVTNNFKPVSNHVNNVEYEKKKRAEGRMVRADRQQVMDMLFSAFEKHQYYNIKDLVEVTKQPVTYLKEILREIGVYNTKGTHKSTWELKPEYRHYQGGEEEIKGD